In Mercenaria mercenaria strain notata chromosome 14, MADL_Memer_1, whole genome shotgun sequence, the following are encoded in one genomic region:
- the LOC123527142 gene encoding putative uncharacterized protein DDB_G0271606: MEKRIGICSMFQLKVLCITAIWLSGTFSNAYHVDNVSQKANAKLVNNNSKVAETQPNLGIYQSSLDGISATKNKSVRPQKSLSQLQIEITELLRMQKQLKSEIVPGTDTAKQTELLQHIKTQIHLRRMQQKRKQQQQQAGSTKQAQLLQQKKQQLILQQRNVVKQQREQALQSVSHVRQKKQNQLITHKQHQQKQHNSQGFQGDRKRLMTVYNSNNNGIANNNVVQVIETVPEQTLMYKNVDVNGNLKPQRQQQQLQAQMMSRPAFVQKKTPIQLNNPTGINQGQINLLDQQKLMNQTVLQAGSPQHIFIPLNAIALNNMVPKNVLSGERFIVIDAAIQDNGQMKTVGNSRVIDPAEPKSPQKLTTAPPTTTPQIQQITRTTTTPSPSTTRTTTVPTTPLPTFAPTPPPESFVYEPAAIETETLKQEYYRGKIQRQKLEITKLKLEIRDLQRKEMVSMTRGMSRGEAGDDDAPPRRNMMRMPFRFF, from the exons ATGGAGAAACGTATTGGAATATGTTCGATGTTTCAACTTAAAGTTTTGTGTATTACTGCGATATGGTTGTCCGGAACTTTTTCGAACGCAT ATCATGTAGATAATGTAAGTCAAAAGGCGAATGCAAAACTGGTCAACAATAATTCAAAAGTAGCAGAGACACAACCAAACCTCGGCATATATCAGAGCTCTTTAGATGGCATTTCTGCCACAAAAAATAAATCAGTACGTCCACAGAAATCATTAAGTCAGCTTCAGATTGAAATAACAGAACTACTGAGAATGCAGAAACAGCTCAAGTCTGAAATTGTGCCAGGAACAGATACTGCAAAGCAAACAGAGTTATTGCAACATATCAAAACGCAAATTCATCTACGGAGAATGCAGCAAAAacgtaaacaacaacaacaacaggcaGGTTCGACTAAACAGGCTCAACTTCTCcagcaaaagaaacaacaattAATCCTGCAACAGAGAAACGTTGTAAAACAACAGAGAGAGCAAGCTTTGCAAAGTGTTTCGCACGTTCGACAGAAAAAACAAAATCAGCTTATTACACATAAACAGCATCAACAAAAACAGCATAACAGCCAAGGATTTCAAGGAGACAGAAAACGCCTAATGACTGTATACAATTCAAACAACAATGGTATTGCAAACAACAACGTGGTTCAGGTCATTGAAACCGTACCAGAACAAACTCTTATGTATAAAAATGTAGATGTAAACGGCAATTTAAAGCCACAGCGACAGCAACAACAGCTTCAGGCACAGATGATGTCTCGTCCGGCATTTGTACAAAAGAAAACCCCTATTCAACTGAATAACCCGACTGGTATAAATCAAGGACAAATCAATTTATTGGATCAACAGAAACTAATGAACCAAACTGTTCTTCAAGCAGGTTCAccacagcacatttttataccACTTAATGCAATTGCATTGAACAATATGGTACCAAAGAATGTTCTATCAGGAGAACGATTCATAGTTATAGATGCAGCAATTCAAGATAATGGGCAAATGAAAACAGTAGGAAATTCTCGTGTCATTGATCCTGCAGAGCCAAAATCACCACAAAAACTAACAACTGCGCCTCCGACAACAACACCACAAATACAACAAATAACTAGAACAACAACAACTCCATCACCCAGTACGACACGCACGACTACAGTTCCCACCACGCCTTTACCTACGTTTGCGCCAACACCACCACCTGAAAG TTTTGTATATGAACCGGCTGCTATCGAGACGGAAACATTAAAGCAAGAATACTACCGTggaaaaatacaaagacaaaaattagaaataacaaaGCTTAAGCTAGAAATTCGAGATCTTCAACGAAAAGAGATGGTTAGTATGACAAGGGGTATGTCAAGGGGAGAAGCGGGAGACGATGATGCTCCTCCACGCCGCAATATGATGAGAATGCCGTTTAGATTTTTCTAA